A region of the bacterium genome:
GGAACCAGATAGCGGATGGAGCGGCCGTCTCGCAGTCGCTGGCGGATGTCGGTGGCCGAGACGTCAAAGGCCGAGATCGGAACGCGGCGGATCCAGGTGCCCGCCGTGTGATGCCGAGCGAGTTGTCCGCTCGCGTCGACCTCGACGTTCGCAGCCAGCGAAGCCGGGAGCCAGTCGGCCAGATCGCCATCTCCCGGCGGGCGGGTGACCACCGCGAAGTGAGCGAGGGTAGGCAGCGCTTCCGGGGCTCGCCAGGCATCGAGCTGGGTGAAGGCATCCTGGCCGAGGATGAACACCAACTCGGCCGGGGCGAGTTCTTCTCGGAGAAGCCGCAAGGTATCCACCAGATAGGAGGGCCCCGTTCGGCCCTGCTCCGCGGCGGAAACCTCGAAGCGCGGGTTGTCGGCAGTGGCGGCCTCTACCCATCGGTAGCGGTCGCTGGCCGGGGCGAGGAACACGCCGCCGTCGCGTTTCAGCGGCGGATCCGCCGCCGGAACGAAGAGCACACGAGCGAGCCCCAGGCTCTCCGCCACCTCTTCGGCGGCGCGTAGATGCCCGACGTGGACGGGGTTGAAGGTGCCCCCGAAGATGCCGACCAGCCGATTCAAGCGGATGCGCTCATTCGCGTAGCTGGCCATCCCCGAAGAGCACGAACTTGCGGGTCGTGAGCCCTTCGAGTCCCATCGGTCCGAAAGCGTGCAGCTTGGAGGTGGAGACTCCGATTTCGGCACCGAGCCCCAGGCGATAACCATCCGAGAACGCGGTCGAGCAGTTCACGCCTACGGTCGATGAGTTGACTCGTCGCACCCATTCCTGGGAAGAGGCGTAGTCGCTCGTCACGATCACGTCCGTATGCTCGGAGCCGAAGCGCTGCACGTGCGCGACCGCAGCGTCGAGATCGTCGACCACCTTGACCGCCAGGATCTTGTCGAGGTACTCAGCGCTCCAATCCGAATCGGAAGCGGGGACGGCCTCCGAGAACACCTCGCATGTCGCGCTGCAGCCGCGGATCTCGACGCCCTCTTCGTGAAGACGTTTCAAGACCTCGGGCAGCACGCGGGTAGCGGCTCTCCGGTGGCAGAGGAGTGTCTCGAGGCCATTGCAGATCGCCATCTGCCGAAGCTTCGAATCCTGGACGATGGCGGCGGCCATCTCGACCTCGGCACTCGCATCGAGGAAGACGTGGCATACGCCTTCATCGTGCGCGAGCACGGGGATCGACGATTCACGCATGACCTTGCGAATCAAGGGTGCGCCGCCACGGGGAATCATCAGATCGACATAACGATCCATCTTGAGAAGATGATCGATGGCGTCCCGGTCGGTGGTGGGGAGGAGCTGGACGGCATCCTCGGGCAAGCCCGCATCTGCTGTCGCCGAGCGCAGTACCGTACCGAGGGCCTGGTTCGAGTGGAAGGCTTCCGAGCCGCCGCGCAGGATCACCGCGTTGCCGGCTTTCACGCATAACGCCGCGGCATCCACCGTGACGTTCGGGCGCGATTCGTAGATCATGCCGATCACGCCGAGGGGAATGCGCATGCGTCCCACGCGGAGCCCGTTCGGTCGCACGCTCATCTCGCTGATCTCACCAACGGGATCCTGCAGGCGCGCGACCTGGCGCAGCCCGTCGATCATGTCCTCCCACTTGCCCCCTTCCAGGGAGAGGCGGCGAACCATCGGCGCCGCGACACCCTTGTCCTCGGCCTCTGCGATGTCGCGGCGGTTGGCCAGGATAATCGTTTCCCGGCTGGCTTCGAGGTGCTCGGCGGCGCTCAGCAACCAGCCGTCCTTGGTACTACTGGGGAGCGCCGCCAGGACGCGGCTGGCGGCCTGGGCTTGCCGACAAAGCGTTTCGATCTGTTCTTCCAGCTCCATGGGATGCCTCGTGGAATTTCCGTTCGCTCGGCCCGTTTCGTCCGTACCCGGCTCGTCCGGCCGGGTCAGTCGAGCAGCACGAGGTCGTCCCGATGGATCACCTCGTCGCCGTTCGAGTAGCCTAGCACTGGGTTGATCTCACTGGCCTTGCGGCCCTTGATGCGCTCGATCTCGTCTGCGCCATAGGCGGTGAGGCCCCGGGCGAATTCGTTTCCGGTCGGGTCGATGCAAGACACGGGATCGCCGATGCCAAAGCGGCCCTCGACGTTTTCGATGCCCGCTGCGAGCAGGCTGCGGCCGCGATCGCGCAACGCCACGACGGCTCCCGCGTCCACCTCGACCCGCCCGAGAGGGCGCGCCGTGTAGGCGAGCCAGTGTTTTCGTCCGGCCAGCCGATTGCCGGCCAGAAAGAGCGTGCCCACATCCTCGCCAGCCGCGACGCGGGTGAGCGCTCCATCTTTCTGGCCGTTGCAGAGAACGGTTGCAGCGCCGCTTCGCGAAGCCGAGACGACGGCTTCGAGCTTGGTGATCATGCCACCGCGGCCGAAGGCGCTCTCGGAGCCGCCGGCGGCCTTCTTCACCCGTGCGTCGATCTTCTCGACCAGCGGTACAAGGGCCGGTTTGACTTCGCCCGGAACCGGCGGGTGCTCGTACAGCCCGTCTACATCGGTGAGGATCACGAGTAGGTCGGCGCCTACCAGATTGACGACGGTGGCGGAGAGGTTGTCGTTATCGCCAAAGCGGATCTCTTCGGTGGCGACCGTGTCATTCTCGTTCACGACCGGCACGGCGCCGAGGCCTAGCAAGGCGGTCAGCGTGTGGCGAGCATTCAGGAAACGCTCCCGATCCTCGAGGCCCGTGCGTGTGACGAGCACCTGTCCGACGAGCCTGTCGTGGCGATCGAGGCGCCGGCGCCACAGCTCCGCTAGCCCGATCTGCCCGACGGCCGCGGCGGCCTGCTTCTCGGGGATCGATCGACCGGGTTGGGACCAGCCCAGCGAACGGGCGCCGAGAGCGATTGCGCCCGAAGAGACGAGAACGATTTCGCGCCCCTCGTCCATCAAGGCCGCCACCTGCCGCGCAATCGATCCCATCACGCGAGGTCGCACGGCGCCGCCATCGGTGAGCACTCCGCTGCCGATCTTCACGACGATGCGCTTCGCGTCGAGCGCGATCTTTCGCTGGGTCATGCGTCCAACTCCTCGAGGGCGAGGGCGATTTCCTTTACGAGTTCCAGGGTGCCGTCACCGGTCGCTCCCGAAATCCGCAGGACCTGACATCCGCGCTCGTGCAATTCGGCCTCCACCGGTTCCAACGCTGCGCCGTCCGCGAATAGATCCGTCTTGTTCAGCAGGACGATCTCGCGCCGCTCGAGCAGCGAGGCGTCGTAGGCCGAGAGTTCGCCGCGGATCGTTTCATACTCGGAGAGCAGATCACGGCTCGGATCGAGCAAGGCGGCACCATCGAGCAGGTGGACGAGCACCCGGGTTCGCTCGACGTGACGCAGGAAACGATCGCCCAACCCGGCGCCGCTGCTGGCGCCTTCGATCAGACCGGGGATATCTGCGACCACGAAGCGGACCTCATCGCTCTCTACGACACCAAGGTTCGGAACCAGGGTCGTGAACGGATAGTCGGCGACGCGCGGACGCGCCCGTGTGAGCCGACGCAGGAGCGTCGATTTGCCCGCATTCGGCAAGCCGACCAGGCCGACATCCGCGATCAGCTTCAAGGAGAGCCGAAGGCGGAGTTTTTCGCCGGGTTTGCCCGCCGTCGCGAAATCCGGCGCCTGACGCGTCGGTGTGGCGAAGCGCGCATTGCCCTGCCCGCCCCGGCCTCCGTGGGTCGCAACGAAACGCTGGCCGTCCTGCGCGAGGTCCACCAAGGGTTCGGCATCTTCCGGCGCGGCCGTATCGAAGAGCAGGGTGCCGATCGGCACCCGCACCTCGAGGTGATCTCCGCCGGCCCCCGTGCGATCGCTGACGCCCCCCTTGGCGCCGTGCTCCGCACGCAGTTCCTTGCGGTAACGGTAGTCACGCAGCGTCGCGAGGTTGCGATCGGCCACGAACACGACATTGCCGCCGCGCCCACCATCGCCCCCGCTGGGGCCTCCACGCGCGATGAACTTCTCGCGGTGGAAGGCAACCATTCCGTCGCCGCCGTCGCCGGCAATCGCCACGAGGGTGGCTTCGTCGATGAACGATTCAGTGGCCATGGGACACGCTCATCGGGGCACCCCCGACGTTCGTGCGTCTGGCGGCCCCGGGTTCGTTAGTTCGACGGCTCCACACGGGCAACGACCTTGCCCTTGGACTTGCCGTATTGCACCACGCCATCGCGGAGCGCGAAGAGCGTGTAATCCTTGCCGCAGCCGACATGCAGGCCCGGGTGGATCCTGGTTCCCACCTGTCGCACCAGGATGTTTCCCGCACGCACCACCTGGCCGCCGAAGCGCTTCACGCCCCGCCTCTGCCCGTTGGAGTCGCGCCCGTTCCTGGAGCTTCCCTGACCTTTTTTATGCGACATTTCGGCTCTCTCGTTGATCGGGCGCGGGCCTGGCCCACTCCCTGACGTTAGCTGTTGATCGACTCGACGCGGACTTCGGTGTAGGCCTGACGATGGCCCTGCTTGCGCCGATAGCCCTTGCGCCGCTTCATCTTGAAGATCGTGATCTTGGGGCTGCGGGCCTGGGCGGTGATCGTACCCACCACCTTGGCACCGGAGACCAGGGGCGTTCCGACCTGGGCGTCGCCCTCGCCACCCACCAGCAGGACCTCGCCGAATTCCACGGCATCGCCGACCGAGCCGGCCAGCTTCTCGACGCGCACCGCCTGGCCGGGGGAAACCCGCACCTGCTTGCCGCCCGTCTTCACCACCGCGTACATTACGACTCCTCCGGATCCTGGAACCGGGGGAGTATCGGCGATTCGCTTGGAGCGTCAACCGGTTCCGCCGGTGCGGCCAATACCGGAGGCCCGGGGGCCGGGGCGCTGACCGCCTCTTCAGGGGAATCATGCTCCCCCAGGGGATCGGCCAGATCGTCCAGGCTGACCATCTCTTCGATCGGCGCCCCGGTCGGCTTCGCGGCGATCTGCTCTTCGACCGGCTCGGCCTCCTGCTTCTCCTCCGGCTCGACCGGGTCCGGTTTGGCCTCTTCCGCCTTCGCCTCGGCCTTCTCCGCAGCTTCCGGTTCCTTCTCCGCGGCAGCTTCCGGCTCTGCGGTCTCAGCGGCTTCCAGCTCAGGCTTCTCGGCCGTGTCCGGCTCTTCCTTTGCAGCTGCCTTCGGCTGGGCCTTCTTCGGCTCCTCCGGCGCGGACATCCATGGCAGCTCCAGCACCACCGGGGGTCCTTCGGATTCAGAAGTGATCTCGAACTGCTCCTGATGGAAATCGCTGCGTGCCCGGATCTCGATTTCGCGGCCCAGATCCTCCTCGAGCGCATGCAGGGTGGCCCGCTCCGAGCCGAGCAACTGCTCGGCGACCCGCCGGCTGACGGTGACGGCCACCTCACGCCCACAGAAGTTCGGCAGGTCCTTGCGGATCTCGCGCAGGATCTTGTGGGCGACGCTCTCGTCCGAGAGCACGAAGCCCTTGCCCTCACAGTAGGCGCAGGGCTCGCAGAGCATCTGGACCAGGTTCTCGCGGGTGCGCTTGCGCGTCATCTCGACGAGTCCGAGTTCGGAGATCTTGAGGATGTTCGTCCTGGCCTTGTCCCCACGGATCGCTTCCTGGAGCGAGCGGTAGACCTTGTCCCGGTTCTCGGCGCTCTCCATGTCGATCAGGTCGATGATGATCAGGCCGCCGATGTTTCGGAAGCGCAGTTGATTCACCACCTCGCGAACCGCCTCGAGGTTCGTGCGCAGCACCGTTTCCTCGAGATCCCGCTTGCCCACATAGCGGCCCGTATTCACATCGATCGCGGTCAACGCCTCGCTCTGATCGATGATCAGGTAGCCACCACTCTTGAGCCACGCTTTGCGTCCGAGGTTCTGGTCGATCTGCGCTTCGCAGCCAAAGTGGTCGAAGATCGGATCCGAACCCTTGTACAACTCGATCTTGGGCTTCGGATCCGCGACGAATTTGTCGACGAACTCGGTCAGCTCTTTATGCGCTTCAGGTGAGTCGATCACGATCCGCTTGGTCTCGGAGTTCGCGAAATCGCGCACCACACGCAGGGCCAGAGCCGGCTCGGCATAGAGGGTCGCCGGCGCGCGCACCTGATCCTTCTTGATCTGTACGTCATCCCAGACGGAGGTCAGGTAGTTCACGTCCGCTTCGAGATCGGCCTCGCGGGTGCCGCCACCGGCGGTGCGGATGATGAAACCCAGGTCGGCGGGCTTGACCTTGTTCACGATGTCGCGCAGGCGCCGCCGCTCCCGATCGTTGTCGAGCTTGCGCGAAACCCCCACACGTTGGGCCCAGGGCGTGAGCACCAGGTGGCGGCCGGCAATCGAAACATGGGAGGTGATGCGCGCACCCTTGGTGCCGATCGGCTCCTTGGCGATCTGCGCGACGATCTCCTGTCCCTCATGGAGCAGGGTCTCGATGCTCGAAACGCGCTTTCCCTGGCCGCGGCGTCGTCGGCCGCGCGGATCACCATCCGTGCTATCGAGCTTCTCGATGTTCTCGACGTAGTCGCCGGCGTAGAGGAACGCGGCCTTCTCGAGGCCGATGTCGACGAAGGCGGCTTGCATGCCGGGCAGCACCCGGGTGACGCGCCCCTTCACCACACTGTTCTCGACACTGCGGCTCTTCGCCCGCTCGATATGGAGCTCGACGAATTGTTTCTTCTCGAAAATGGCTACCCGGGTTTCGCCGGGTGAGGCATTGATCAGGATCTCGTTCTGCATTCCCGCCTTTCGGGCCGGGATTCGCGGGCGCAGATGAGCGTCGAATAGGTCGCGTACACGCCTGGGGCCTCCGGCTTGGGTGTGCCGATCGGGCCGGTCCGGGCGACCGTGGCTGGAATGCCGCCAATGGCGGCGGGGCAGGGTTCAGGCGCGCAGTGTCCTGGCCAAAGCCAGGCACTGCGGGACGGGCAGCTCGGCCAACGTCCCGAAACTCGGTTGCTTTTTGCTCCGACACCGGATGTCGCACAGCTGCCCGGTACGCTCACCGCGCTCAAGCGCGGTAGGGACCAAGAGCTGGAATCGCGGTGTCGCCAATCGGTTCACTCAGTGGTTTGTGGTTTGGAATCTCTGCTGCGGCCGGTGCCGGGCCTTGAAGCGCACGCGAAAATGAACCCCATTCTGTCCGCGCTCCAAGCTCGGCTCGATGCCCGCTACACTGCCCGGTTAGGACCCCGCGGGAAAAATGGCCGCCAAAGCTCATCCGGGAGCATCATGGATCGTGACTCCAAGGTCAAGAACCCCGCAGGGGACCCGCGACGCGCCCTTCCTTCCATTGATCGGCTGACCCGTGATCTGACCCAAGCTGCCCCTGACCTGCCGGTCTGGGCCATCCAGGCGGCGGCCCAGCAGGCGGTGGCCGAGGCGCGCTCGGCCCTGGAGGCAGGTGAAGGTGCGGGTGAGGTCGTCCTGGAAGCCCGCCGCCGGGCCGCGGCGCTGGCTCGGACGAGCCCGGGCCGCGTCGTGAACGCCACCGGGGTGGTGCTGCACACGAACCTCGGTCGTTCTCCTCTGGCGCCGGCCGCCGCTTCGGCCGTGGCGGCGGCGAGCCTTGGCTACTCCGATGTGGAGCTCGATCTGGCCAGCGGCGGTCGGGGCAAGCGCCAGGCGAGCTTGACCGGAATGCTCTGCTTGTTGTCCGGGGCCGAGGATGCCCTGGTCGTAAACAACAACGCCGGCGCCGTCCTGTTGGCCCTGGCTGCCCTCGCGCGGGGTCGCGACGTGATCGTCTCCCGGGGCG
Encoded here:
- the nadD gene encoding nicotinate (nicotinamide) nucleotide adenylyltransferase; this encodes MASYANERIRLNRLVGIFGGTFNPVHVGHLRAAEEVAESLGLARVLFVPAADPPLKRDGGVFLAPASDRYRWVEAATADNPRFEVSAAEQGRTGPSYLVDTLRLLREELAPAELVFILGQDAFTQLDAWRAPEALPTLAHFAVVTRPPGDGDLADWLPASLAANVEVDASGQLARHHTAGTWIRRVPISAFDVSATDIRQRLRDGRSIRYLVPDVAREPIEKCDAYKGQPCD
- a CDS encoding glutamate-5-semialdehyde dehydrogenase, with protein sequence MELEEQIETLCRQAQAASRVLAALPSSTKDGWLLSAAEHLEASRETIILANRRDIAEAEDKGVAAPMVRRLSLEGGKWEDMIDGLRQVARLQDPVGEISEMSVRPNGLRVGRMRIPLGVIGMIYESRPNVTVDAAALCVKAGNAVILRGGSEAFHSNQALGTVLRSATADAGLPEDAVQLLPTTDRDAIDHLLKMDRYVDLMIPRGGAPLIRKVMRESSIPVLAHDEGVCHVFLDASAEVEMAAAIVQDSKLRQMAICNGLETLLCHRRAATRVLPEVLKRLHEEGVEIRGCSATCEVFSEAVPASDSDWSAEYLDKILAVKVVDDLDAAVAHVQRFGSEHTDVIVTSDYASSQEWVRRVNSSTVGVNCSTAFSDGYRLGLGAEIGVSTSKLHAFGPMGLEGLTTRKFVLFGDGQLRE
- the proB gene encoding glutamate 5-kinase, which encodes MTQRKIALDAKRIVVKIGSGVLTDGGAVRPRVMGSIARQVAALMDEGREIVLVSSGAIALGARSLGWSQPGRSIPEKQAAAAVGQIGLAELWRRRLDRHDRLVGQVLVTRTGLEDRERFLNARHTLTALLGLGAVPVVNENDTVATEEIRFGDNDNLSATVVNLVGADLLVILTDVDGLYEHPPVPGEVKPALVPLVEKIDARVKKAAGGSESAFGRGGMITKLEAVVSASRSGAATVLCNGQKDGALTRVAAGEDVGTLFLAGNRLAGRKHWLAYTARPLGRVEVDAGAVVALRDRGRSLLAAGIENVEGRFGIGDPVSCIDPTGNEFARGLTAYGADEIERIKGRKASEINPVLGYSNGDEVIHRDDLVLLD
- the obgE gene encoding GTPase ObgE, which gives rise to MATESFIDEATLVAIAGDGGDGMVAFHREKFIARGGPSGGDGGRGGNVVFVADRNLATLRDYRYRKELRAEHGAKGGVSDRTGAGGDHLEVRVPIGTLLFDTAAPEDAEPLVDLAQDGQRFVATHGGRGGQGNARFATPTRQAPDFATAGKPGEKLRLRLSLKLIADVGLVGLPNAGKSTLLRRLTRARPRVADYPFTTLVPNLGVVESDEVRFVVADIPGLIEGASSGAGLGDRFLRHVERTRVLVHLLDGAALLDPSRDLLSEYETIRGELSAYDASLLERREIVLLNKTDLFADGAALEPVEAELHERGCQVLRISGATGDGTLELVKEIALALEELDA
- the rpmA gene encoding 50S ribosomal protein L27, coding for MSHKKGQGSSRNGRDSNGQRRGVKRFGGQVVRAGNILVRQVGTRIHPGLHVGCGKDYTLFALRDGVVQYGKSKGKVVARVEPSN
- the rplU gene encoding 50S ribosomal protein L21 — encoded protein: MYAVVKTGGKQVRVSPGQAVRVEKLAGSVGDAVEFGEVLLVGGEGDAQVGTPLVSGAKVVGTITAQARSPKITIFKMKRRKGYRRKQGHRQAYTEVRVESINS
- a CDS encoding Rne/Rng family ribonuclease, whose amino-acid sequence is MQNEILINASPGETRVAIFEKKQFVELHIERAKSRSVENSVVKGRVTRVLPGMQAAFVDIGLEKAAFLYAGDYVENIEKLDSTDGDPRGRRRRGQGKRVSSIETLLHEGQEIVAQIAKEPIGTKGARITSHVSIAGRHLVLTPWAQRVGVSRKLDNDRERRRLRDIVNKVKPADLGFIIRTAGGGTREADLEADVNYLTSVWDDVQIKKDQVRAPATLYAEPALALRVVRDFANSETKRIVIDSPEAHKELTEFVDKFVADPKPKIELYKGSDPIFDHFGCEAQIDQNLGRKAWLKSGGYLIIDQSEALTAIDVNTGRYVGKRDLEETVLRTNLEAVREVVNQLRFRNIGGLIIIDLIDMESAENRDKVYRSLQEAIRGDKARTNILKISELGLVEMTRKRTRENLVQMLCEPCAYCEGKGFVLSDESVAHKILREIRKDLPNFCGREVAVTVSRRVAEQLLGSERATLHALEEDLGREIEIRARSDFHQEQFEITSESEGPPVVLELPWMSAPEEPKKAQPKAAAKEEPDTAEKPELEAAETAEPEAAAEKEPEAAEKAEAKAEEAKPDPVEPEEKQEAEPVEEQIAAKPTGAPIEEMVSLDDLADPLGEHDSPEEAVSAPAPGPPVLAAPAEPVDAPSESPILPRFQDPEES